One Hyalangium gracile genomic window carries:
- a CDS encoding DUF1501 domain-containing protein encodes MKRRQFLAGALAGTAISTLDWLRFFRSFGVPGTAKELGIAEAAAAELAAEPRFLIYWFQEGGWDGYSMFNPAHTPNDATRVIPAGTLNPTPTWSQHRYRPKNYGTSPLNPPRTSGNIQYGYLAEDGVPLFPNMAVVSSHNGNTFHSGGRWEYHYGRYSASLSGYRQPTERTVLQAFCEAYGNGYLLPHISWHRWLSDGELSIPSYPEGTGYYEKLGPVHAHTLYGKTPADMRNRLMSLGSVSQGQRNQRIRQFTDNLQANLLAEKNGESVRAFSSALTIHKALTGGNTVNINPQTMFSDSALRAEFNVAAADETTEASSINGNPARSKETPHTNVQAMMTYEMMTKGLSIGFFIENRGLRLFDSHRDRRSIMSNQGQTDQTNNMRRNLWNPLKTLVAKLKATPYGNTGKSYFDYTTIVLASEMGRTISGDVAAILANSGLTDTAKYDEIMNQDCCQHWRVSSVAFLGGTVKGNTQFGRVGSVSLEGIPMMPDGSLDPAYDPDTGLLISGRTKSPNSFVSDAGHVYSTALHLTGLDPVALRAAGKGKNDRPPMTFIKKP; translated from the coding sequence ATGAAACGCCGCCAATTCCTCGCCGGCGCGCTCGCCGGCACCGCCATCAGCACCTTGGACTGGCTCCGCTTCTTCCGCAGCTTCGGCGTGCCGGGCACGGCGAAGGAGCTGGGCATCGCCGAGGCCGCTGCCGCCGAGCTCGCCGCCGAGCCTCGCTTCCTCATCTACTGGTTCCAGGAGGGAGGCTGGGACGGGTACTCGATGTTCAACCCGGCCCACACGCCCAATGACGCCACGCGCGTCATCCCCGCGGGCACGCTGAACCCCACGCCCACGTGGAGCCAGCACCGCTACCGGCCGAAGAACTACGGCACCAGCCCGCTCAACCCGCCGCGCACCTCGGGCAACATCCAGTACGGCTACCTGGCCGAGGACGGGGTGCCGCTGTTCCCGAACATGGCGGTGGTGTCCAGCCACAACGGCAACACGTTCCACTCGGGCGGCCGGTGGGAGTACCACTACGGCCGCTACAGCGCGTCGCTGTCCGGCTACCGCCAGCCGACCGAGCGCACGGTGCTGCAGGCCTTCTGCGAGGCGTACGGCAACGGCTACCTGCTGCCGCACATCAGCTGGCACCGCTGGCTGTCGGACGGCGAGCTGTCCATCCCCTCGTACCCGGAGGGCACGGGCTACTACGAGAAGCTGGGGCCGGTGCACGCGCACACGCTGTACGGCAAGACGCCGGCGGACATGCGCAACCGGCTCATGTCGCTGGGCAGCGTGTCCCAGGGGCAGCGCAACCAGCGCATCCGCCAGTTCACCGACAACCTGCAGGCGAACCTGCTCGCCGAGAAGAACGGCGAGTCGGTGCGCGCCTTCTCCTCCGCGCTCACCATCCACAAGGCGCTCACCGGGGGCAACACCGTCAACATCAACCCGCAGACGATGTTCTCGGACTCGGCGCTGCGCGCGGAGTTCAACGTCGCCGCGGCGGACGAGACGACGGAGGCCTCGTCCATCAACGGCAACCCCGCCCGCTCCAAGGAGACGCCGCACACCAACGTGCAGGCGATGATGACGTACGAGATGATGACGAAGGGGCTGTCGATCGGCTTCTTCATCGAGAACCGCGGGCTGCGGCTGTTCGACTCGCACCGGGATCGTCGCTCGATCATGAGCAACCAGGGGCAGACGGACCAGACGAACAACATGCGGCGCAACCTGTGGAACCCGCTCAAGACGCTGGTGGCGAAGCTGAAGGCCACGCCGTACGGGAACACGGGCAAGAGCTACTTCGACTACACGACCATCGTCCTGGCCTCGGAGATGGGGCGGACGATCAGCGGGGACGTGGCGGCCATCCTGGCGAACTCGGGGCTGACGGACACGGCGAAGTACGACGAGATCATGAACCAGGACTGCTGCCAGCACTGGCGGGTGAGCAGCGTGGCGTTCCTGGGTGGCACGGTGAAGGGGAACACGCAGTTCGGGCGGGTGGGCAGCGTGTCGCTGGAGGGCATCCCGATGATGCCGGATGGCTCGTTGGATCCGGCGTACGATCCGGACACGGGCCTGCTGATCTCCGGGCGGACGAAGAGCCCGAACAGCTTCGTCTCGGACGCGGGGCACGTGTACTCGACGGCCCTGCACCTGACGGGGCTGGATCCGGTGGCGCTGCGCGCGGCGGGCAAGGGCAAGAACGACCGGCCGCCGATGACGTTCATCAAGAAGCCCTGA
- a CDS encoding AAA family ATPase, with translation MARKRQSAEGGFTGGMDTFLRSVTFLREDVPELGKYPFSIPAVRSLETLELHPRVTFFVGENGSGKSTLVEGIAVAAGFNAEGGSRNFNFATRRSESELHKYLRLSRGTRRPKTGYFLRAESFFNVATEIENNPDAMLSHGGIHHHEVSHGEAFLALVQNRFWAEGLYILDEPEAALSPQRQLALLRSIHELVGSSCQFLISTHSPLLLAYPNARIYHLSEQGLAEVAYEQTEHYSLTRDFLLNREAYLRRLLE, from the coding sequence ATGGCACGCAAGAGACAGTCAGCAGAGGGTGGCTTCACGGGCGGGATGGATACGTTCCTGCGCTCGGTGACGTTCCTGCGAGAGGACGTGCCGGAGCTGGGGAAGTACCCGTTCAGCATCCCGGCGGTGCGGAGCCTGGAGACGCTGGAGCTGCACCCGCGGGTGACGTTCTTCGTGGGGGAGAACGGGAGCGGGAAGTCCACGCTGGTGGAAGGCATCGCGGTGGCGGCGGGCTTCAACGCGGAGGGCGGGAGCCGGAACTTCAACTTCGCCACGCGGCGCTCGGAGTCCGAGCTGCACAAGTACCTGCGGCTCTCGCGAGGCACGCGCCGGCCGAAGACGGGGTACTTCCTGCGGGCGGAGAGCTTCTTCAACGTCGCGACGGAGATCGAGAACAACCCGGACGCGATGCTGAGCCACGGAGGCATCCACCACCACGAGGTGTCGCACGGCGAGGCGTTCCTGGCGCTGGTGCAGAATCGCTTCTGGGCGGAGGGGCTCTACATCCTGGACGAGCCGGAGGCGGCGCTCTCGCCGCAGCGTCAGCTGGCGCTGCTGCGATCGATTCATGAGCTGGTGGGGAGTTCGTGCCAGTTCCTGATTTCGACGCACTCGCCGCTGCTGCTGGCGTACCCGAACGCGCGCATCTACCACCTGTCGGAGCAGGGGCTGGCGGAGGTGGCCTACGAGCAGACGGAGCACTACTCGCTCACGCGGGACTTCCTGCTGAACCGGGAGGCGTACCTGCGGCGGTTGCTGGAGTGA
- a CDS encoding DUF3396 domain-containing protein — MRRSHGEVAPAVWRALETYRRAIPPEALGWYGSPDGDTLPLDDKGWEHIRQKILDRPSANACNVDLEEGASEAGGYNFEYRGRRLDAPLFAHDEDATSGVAFSFPTEYLLEHGPAHLRALALELARELPFSFGYASLAFVSPRGFWYAARHELIAPLSRYLGLDLYRLDETSRVIGTHARGAYWLTFLGQPLLGQLGGIEALRDKLSFPEVSHQPMEAERLLLTLGEWPDVIDTQKAPLVPHYRALAHLLEPFLYEERTGWFSLDKGNLRRWMRRLCQ, encoded by the coding sequence ATGCGCCGCTCTCATGGAGAGGTGGCCCCTGCCGTGTGGCGGGCCCTGGAGACCTATCGCCGTGCCATTCCTCCCGAGGCGCTGGGCTGGTACGGCAGTCCGGACGGAGACACCCTCCCGCTCGATGACAAGGGCTGGGAGCACATCCGCCAGAAGATTCTCGATCGCCCCTCGGCAAACGCCTGCAATGTCGACTTGGAGGAGGGCGCGAGCGAAGCAGGAGGCTACAACTTCGAATACCGGGGCCGGCGGCTCGATGCCCCTCTGTTCGCTCACGATGAGGACGCCACCAGCGGGGTGGCCTTCTCCTTTCCCACCGAGTACCTCTTGGAGCACGGCCCGGCCCATCTGCGCGCGCTGGCCCTCGAGCTCGCTCGCGAGCTGCCCTTCAGCTTCGGCTATGCCAGCCTCGCCTTCGTCTCACCTCGAGGATTCTGGTACGCGGCTCGCCACGAGCTCATCGCGCCACTGTCTCGCTACCTGGGCTTGGATCTCTATCGGCTCGATGAGACAAGCCGGGTCATTGGCACCCACGCGCGAGGCGCCTACTGGCTCACCTTCCTGGGCCAGCCGCTGCTGGGACAACTGGGAGGCATCGAGGCACTGCGCGACAAGCTCTCCTTCCCGGAGGTGTCTCACCAACCGATGGAGGCGGAGCGATTGCTGCTCACCCTGGGCGAGTGGCCGGACGTCATCGACACACAGAAGGCGCCCTTGGTCCCCCACTACCGCGCGCTGGCGCATCTGCTCGAGCCCTTCCTCTATGAGGAGCGCACCGGGTGGTTCTCCCTGGACAAGGGCAACCTGCGGCGCTGGATGCGGCGGCTCTGCCAGTAA
- a CDS encoding serine/threonine protein kinase — translation MTTDAIHPDHLKPGDTVGPWHIIESLGSGSFGHAFKAEREGEFFTLKIAVRPAPELSEGAPEKLREDGHVDGRMRHEGAVLLANTSGDGLPHVRAIGRWPHPKKGYLFIVTDYVPGEPFHDWRERTRPTIAQLVDVFIAVVRVVARLHGRGILIRDFKSAHVLVPKDHKPVLVDLGSAWLPGGSTLTVGLAPGTPHALPPECITFLREGTWKQGTRFDATAAGDLYQLGVFMYEALSDCWPFDARMTQEELLTAIQSVVPRAPHRLNPDVPESLSRIVMRLLEKRPEDRYESAKALLQALWDANKERSSRAWKVSPRLPPGGAAPMSQDEVEERRLHQLEAERRSREARKQQSEKLSQEEALKQFTTAIQEMEEELRILDEKAARRRKRWRRIALVSGGLLLMMGLLVAWQVWLAPAPTSPASSEKGRSLVSTFSNSRPVRTAAAWLCTAFGVGCTAAQVRPLPGDCPQEAVQSMEDLGLLRQDYRIVIDINQPGTQYDQGVYHEGKIISRVETAWGKSPLPDGTLLYGQLWTEGLIKRGREAVLGRYTEALLPDGRRVPICFVLGDSTGLTIKDPGSTPGQARLPRVWSAMSVEWWP, via the coding sequence ATGACGACGGATGCCATTCACCCCGACCACCTCAAGCCCGGGGATACCGTAGGCCCCTGGCACATCATCGAGTCGCTGGGCAGCGGCAGCTTCGGCCACGCCTTCAAGGCCGAGCGCGAGGGAGAATTCTTCACGTTGAAGATCGCCGTGCGCCCCGCCCCCGAGCTCTCCGAGGGCGCGCCCGAGAAGCTCCGAGAGGACGGGCACGTGGATGGACGCATGCGCCACGAAGGCGCCGTCCTACTGGCCAACACCAGCGGCGACGGCCTGCCGCATGTGCGGGCCATCGGCCGGTGGCCGCATCCCAAGAAGGGCTACCTCTTCATCGTCACCGACTACGTGCCCGGCGAGCCGTTCCATGACTGGCGTGAGCGCACCCGGCCCACCATCGCCCAGCTCGTGGACGTCTTCATCGCGGTGGTGCGCGTGGTGGCCCGACTGCACGGCCGTGGCATCCTCATTCGCGACTTCAAGAGCGCGCACGTCCTCGTGCCGAAGGACCACAAGCCGGTGCTGGTGGACCTGGGCAGCGCGTGGTTGCCAGGCGGCTCCACCCTCACCGTGGGGCTGGCCCCGGGCACGCCCCATGCGCTGCCTCCCGAGTGCATCACCTTCCTGCGAGAAGGGACGTGGAAGCAGGGCACCCGCTTCGACGCGACCGCGGCAGGGGACCTCTATCAGTTGGGCGTCTTCATGTACGAGGCGCTCTCGGACTGCTGGCCCTTCGATGCTCGAATGACGCAGGAGGAGCTGCTCACGGCCATTCAGAGCGTCGTCCCTCGGGCGCCCCACCGCCTCAATCCGGACGTTCCCGAGTCGCTCAGTCGCATCGTCATGCGGCTGCTCGAGAAGCGGCCAGAAGACCGGTACGAGAGCGCCAAGGCGCTGCTCCAGGCCCTATGGGATGCCAACAAGGAGCGCTCCTCGAGGGCCTGGAAGGTGTCGCCGAGACTGCCTCCCGGAGGCGCGGCCCCCATGAGCCAGGACGAAGTGGAGGAGCGTCGTCTCCACCAGCTGGAAGCGGAGCGCCGATCCCGGGAGGCTCGCAAACAGCAGTCGGAGAAGCTCTCGCAGGAAGAGGCCCTGAAGCAGTTCACCACCGCCATCCAGGAGATGGAGGAAGAGCTCCGCATCCTCGATGAGAAAGCCGCTCGCCGCCGGAAGAGATGGCGGAGAATCGCCCTGGTCAGCGGGGGGCTCCTGCTGATGATGGGCCTCCTGGTGGCATGGCAGGTGTGGCTGGCTCCCGCTCCGACTTCCCCCGCTTCATCCGAGAAAGGACGTTCGCTCGTGTCCACCTTCAGCAACTCTCGGCCTGTCAGGACCGCTGCCGCCTGGCTGTGCACCGCCTTCGGCGTCGGATGCACTGCGGCCCAGGTTCGGCCCCTGCCTGGGGACTGCCCCCAGGAGGCGGTCCAGAGCATGGAGGATTTGGGGCTTCTCAGGCAGGACTATCGGATCGTCATCGACATCAATCAGCCCGGTACCCAATACGATCAGGGCGTCTACCACGAGGGGAAGATCATCAGCCGGGTGGAGACGGCCTGGGGCAAGAGCCCACTGCCCGACGGTACCCTGCTCTACGGTCAGCTCTGGACGGAGGGGCTCATCAAGCGCGGACGGGAGGCGGTCCTGGGCCGCTACACCGAAGCCCTGCTTCCGGATGGACGCCGCGTTCCCATCTGCTTCGTGCTGGGGGACTCAACCGGGCTCACCATCAAGGATCCGGGCTCCACGCCTGGCCAGGCCCGCCTTCCCCGGGTGTGGAGCGCCATGTCCGTCGAATGGTGGCCGTAA
- a CDS encoding DUF2381 family protein: MALLMKWPPLALCLLVASTAAAQAPARQRQDRRAALPTTSAEPIPEVYVAAGNLTTVAFNGPLDRDSLVLDRTRFKWVDVGDHILVLEPFTNLGPGERLVLQVGFKDKALPSKAVLVVLTKAEVMDGKLEVDRRANSPEALLAALAQKEAELEELKARYAGDGPMGLVLSKWLTANMNPIKFSMPQVPPDASGLVATQAIGYPGTFSPLVAIQLRNLAGQSPWLPAQAHIFEPGGARVKVLAMRMKPEHLAPGEEGLLVLETKDTPWKPGKPFSVELVDASGKRRLLLNLMDR; this comes from the coding sequence TTGGCACTACTCATGAAGTGGCCGCCCCTCGCGCTCTGCCTGCTGGTGGCGAGCACCGCCGCCGCCCAAGCCCCCGCCCGGCAACGCCAGGATCGGCGCGCCGCGCTGCCCACCACGTCCGCCGAGCCCATCCCCGAGGTGTACGTGGCCGCGGGCAACCTCACCACGGTGGCCTTCAACGGCCCGCTGGACCGGGACAGCCTCGTGCTGGACCGCACCCGCTTCAAGTGGGTGGACGTCGGCGACCACATCCTCGTCCTGGAGCCCTTCACGAACCTGGGGCCGGGTGAGCGGCTCGTCCTGCAGGTCGGCTTCAAGGACAAGGCCCTGCCCTCGAAGGCCGTGCTTGTCGTCCTGACCAAGGCGGAGGTGATGGACGGGAAGCTGGAGGTGGACCGGCGGGCGAACTCCCCCGAAGCCCTGCTCGCGGCCCTCGCCCAGAAGGAGGCGGAGTTGGAGGAGCTCAAGGCCCGGTACGCAGGCGATGGCCCTATGGGGCTCGTCCTCTCGAAGTGGCTCACCGCCAACATGAATCCCATCAAGTTCTCGATGCCGCAGGTTCCGCCGGATGCCAGCGGCCTGGTCGCTACTCAGGCCATCGGCTACCCGGGCACGTTCTCGCCCCTGGTGGCCATTCAGCTGCGCAATCTCGCCGGTCAGTCACCGTGGCTCCCAGCCCAGGCCCACATCTTCGAACCGGGCGGTGCCCGGGTGAAGGTGCTCGCAATGCGGATGAAGCCCGAGCACCTGGCTCCGGGGGAGGAGGGATTGCTCGTCCTGGAAACGAAGGATACCCCCTGGAAGCCCGGCAAGCCGTTCAGCGTGGAGCTCGTGGACGCCAGCGGCAAGCGGCGCCTCCTGCTCAATCTGATGGACAGGTAG
- a CDS encoding DNA cytosine methyltransferase — MESIELFTGAGGLALGTHVAGFHHRALVELDHDACETLRRNSQERALPGIESWKVHETDVRLLSFDIFGPVDLVAGGAPCQPFSLGGKHKGMEDPRNMVPEFVRAVRELQPRAFILENVKGLLRQSFSSYFSYIFLQLNYPTVTRVRREDWTEHLRRLEDIHTKGRFRGLKYNVIFQLLNAADYGVPQCRERVFIVGFREDTELDWHFPEPTHSEEALLRDQWVTRDYWKRHGIRVPKQRPSFSSERLQQLERDEVLKTAPWRTIRDALRGLPEPRVDRAPAHIFNHRLNPGARVYPGHTGSPLDLPSKTLKAGVHGVPGGENMIAFPDGSVRYLTVREAARVQTFPDTWRFEGAWSEAMRQLGNAVPMELAAVVARSVAEKLSQADAR; from the coding sequence ATGGAGTCCATCGAGCTATTCACGGGAGCGGGCGGACTGGCGCTCGGGACGCATGTGGCGGGCTTCCACCACCGCGCCCTGGTCGAATTGGATCACGACGCCTGCGAGACCCTCCGCCGGAACTCCCAGGAGCGCGCCCTCCCAGGTATCGAGAGCTGGAAGGTCCACGAGACCGACGTGCGCCTGCTGTCCTTCGACATCTTCGGCCCGGTGGACCTGGTCGCGGGAGGTGCGCCGTGCCAGCCCTTCAGCCTGGGGGGAAAGCACAAGGGCATGGAGGACCCCCGCAACATGGTCCCCGAGTTCGTGCGGGCGGTGCGGGAACTCCAGCCACGTGCCTTCATCCTGGAGAACGTGAAGGGGCTGCTGCGGCAGAGCTTCAGCAGCTACTTCTCGTACATCTTCCTGCAGTTGAACTACCCCACCGTCACGCGGGTGCGCAGGGAGGACTGGACCGAGCACCTGAGGCGCTTGGAGGACATCCACACCAAGGGGCGCTTCCGAGGGCTCAAGTACAACGTGATCTTCCAGCTCCTGAACGCCGCGGACTATGGCGTGCCGCAGTGCCGCGAGCGGGTCTTCATCGTGGGCTTCCGGGAGGACACCGAGCTGGATTGGCACTTCCCCGAGCCAACCCACTCCGAGGAGGCACTGCTGCGCGACCAGTGGGTGACCCGCGACTATTGGAAGCGGCACGGCATTCGAGTTCCCAAGCAGCGACCGAGTTTTTCCTCCGAGAGGCTCCAGCAACTCGAGCGGGACGAGGTACTCAAGACCGCGCCTTGGAGGACCATTCGGGACGCGCTCCGTGGTCTTCCCGAGCCCCGGGTTGATCGCGCGCCCGCGCACATCTTCAACCACCGGCTGAATCCCGGTGCTCGTGTCTACCCGGGCCATACCGGGAGCCCGCTGGACCTCCCGTCGAAGACGCTCAAGGCCGGAGTCCACGGAGTGCCCGGCGGTGAGAACATGATCGCCTTTCCCGATGGCTCGGTGCGCTACCTCACCGTTCGTGAGGCGGCCCGTGTCCAGACCTTCCCGGATACGTGGAGGTTCGAGGGGGCCTGGTCGGAGGCGATGCGCCAGCTTGGGAATGCGGTACCGATGGAACTCGCCGCCGTGGTCGCGCGGAGCGTCGCGGAGAAGCTGAGCCAGGCCGATGCCAGGTAA
- a CDS encoding Eco29kI family restriction endonuclease — MPGKTIVIKEYNPLDYANLTRNCVEELMRQGPYRLEFNKPFAGAGVYALFYVGPRPEYRPIKSRDATWPIYVGKAVPPGARKGGKSGQTSRALYIRLRQHLESINQTRNLEPHHFRCRFLVVTPLWITMAERFLIEKFQPAWNVCIEGFGNHHPGKGRAKTQRSLWDILHPGRDWAEKLLTTRTTKGVKARLRAYLKTHYAGAELPPLIADADRYMEDETGDDSED; from the coding sequence ATGCCAGGTAAGACCATCGTCATCAAGGAGTACAACCCCCTCGACTACGCCAACCTCACCAGGAACTGCGTCGAGGAACTGATGCGTCAGGGGCCTTACCGCCTGGAGTTCAACAAGCCGTTCGCGGGAGCTGGGGTCTATGCCCTGTTCTATGTGGGGCCTCGACCCGAGTACCGCCCCATCAAGTCACGGGACGCGACCTGGCCCATCTACGTTGGAAAGGCCGTGCCTCCGGGGGCACGGAAGGGCGGAAAGAGCGGCCAGACGTCGAGAGCGCTGTATATCCGACTTCGGCAGCACCTCGAATCCATCAACCAGACCCGGAATCTCGAGCCGCATCACTTCCGCTGTAGGTTCCTGGTCGTGACGCCGCTTTGGATCACGATGGCTGAGCGGTTCCTGATCGAGAAGTTCCAGCCGGCGTGGAACGTCTGTATCGAAGGCTTTGGTAACCACCACCCTGGCAAGGGGCGAGCGAAGACCCAACGGAGTTTGTGGGACATCCTTCATCCTGGCCGTGACTGGGCCGAGAAGCTCCTGACAACGCGCACTACAAAGGGAGTGAAGGCTCGTCTCCGTGCCTATCTGAAGACGCACTACGCGGGGGCGGAACTGCCGCCCCTCATCGCGGATGCCGACCGCTACATGGAGGACGAGACGGGGGACGATTCCGAGGATTAG
- a CDS encoding DNA cytosine methyltransferase, with protein sequence MKSLELFTGAGGLALGTHLSGFEHVALVEWNKDACDTLRRNSREGALPGVDRWNVVQADIHALDFNQFGPVDLVAGGVPCQPFSLGGKHKGMNDERDMFPDFVRAVRDLRPKAFIIENVKGLLRQTFRNYFSYIFLQLSYPDLHRKKGESWEGHLRRLEDVRTQGRYADLQYNVIFQLLNAANYGIPQTRERVFIVGFRSDVGHPWHFPKPTHSFEALMREQWVTGSYWERHGVRRPKVPPAHAAPFLGRTEELFDATKPWRTIRDAIQDLPEPRADAEPSDVFNHRLNPGARAYPGHTGSNYDLPSKTLKAGVHGVPGGENMIAFADGTLRYLTVREAARIQTFPDRWRFAGSWGEAMRQLGNAVPMDLAAVVARSVSRKLKERPR encoded by the coding sequence ATGAAGTCCCTCGAGCTGTTCACTGGGGCCGGTGGCCTCGCGCTGGGAACGCACCTCTCGGGCTTCGAGCATGTCGCCCTGGTGGAGTGGAACAAGGACGCCTGCGACACGCTGAGGCGCAACAGCCGAGAGGGCGCATTGCCGGGCGTCGACAGATGGAACGTGGTTCAGGCCGACATCCATGCGCTCGACTTCAACCAGTTCGGGCCGGTGGACCTGGTCGCGGGGGGCGTGCCCTGTCAGCCGTTCAGTCTCGGCGGCAAGCACAAGGGCATGAACGACGAGCGCGACATGTTCCCTGACTTCGTCCGAGCCGTGCGGGATCTACGGCCGAAGGCGTTCATCATCGAGAACGTCAAGGGGCTGTTGCGCCAGACCTTCCGCAACTACTTCTCGTACATCTTCTTGCAGTTGAGCTACCCGGATCTGCACCGCAAGAAGGGTGAAAGCTGGGAAGGCCACCTGCGCCGCCTGGAGGACGTCCGCACGCAGGGGCGCTACGCCGACCTTCAGTACAACGTCATCTTCCAACTCCTGAATGCCGCGAACTACGGCATCCCGCAAACCCGCGAGCGCGTGTTCATCGTCGGCTTCCGCTCCGACGTGGGGCATCCCTGGCACTTTCCGAAGCCGACGCACTCCTTCGAAGCCTTGATGCGGGAGCAGTGGGTCACGGGCAGCTACTGGGAACGACACGGGGTGCGCCGACCGAAGGTACCTCCCGCGCACGCCGCGCCATTCCTCGGCCGCACTGAGGAGTTGTTCGACGCGACCAAACCTTGGCGCACCATTCGCGACGCCATTCAGGATCTCCCCGAGCCACGCGCCGATGCCGAGCCCTCCGACGTCTTCAACCACCGATTGAATCCAGGAGCGAGAGCCTACCCAGGCCACACGGGGAGCAACTACGACCTGCCTTCCAAGACGCTGAAGGCGGGAGTGCATGGCGTGCCTGGCGGAGAGAACATGATCGCCTTCGCCGATGGCACCCTGCGCTATCTCACGGTGCGTGAGGCGGCGCGGATACAGACCTTCCCGGATCGCTGGCGGTTCGCGGGCTCATGGGGCGAGGCCATGCGCCAGTTGGGAAACGCTGTTCCCATGGACCTCGCGGCGGTTGTGGCCAGGAGCGTTTCCAGGAAGCTGAAGGAGCGCCCCCGCTAA
- a CDS encoding very short patch repair endonuclease → MDTLTPSERSARMSRVRYKDTKPELAVRRLVFSMGYRFRLHSKLLPGRPDLVFPGLKKVIFVHGCFWHRHPAKTCALARLPKSRLDFWLPKLEANRRRDVVQQRKIRRMGWSVMVVWECQVRKLPALGRRLRGFLEGSP, encoded by the coding sequence GTGGACACCCTGACGCCGAGCGAGCGCAGCGCGCGAATGAGCCGCGTCCGGTACAAGGACACCAAGCCCGAGCTCGCGGTGCGCCGCCTCGTCTTCAGCATGGGTTACCGATTCAGGCTGCACTCCAAGCTGCTTCCTGGGCGGCCCGATCTCGTCTTCCCGGGCTTGAAGAAGGTGATCTTCGTGCACGGCTGCTTCTGGCATCGGCATCCAGCGAAGACCTGCGCGCTCGCGCGACTGCCGAAGTCCAGGCTGGACTTCTGGCTCCCCAAGCTGGAAGCGAACCGGCGGCGTGATGTAGTTCAGCAGCGAAAGATACGGAGGATGGGATGGTCGGTGATGGTGGTGTGGGAGTGTCAGGTTCGGAAGCTGCCGGCATTGGGGCGGAGGCTTCGCGGGTTTCTGGAGGGCAGTCCATGA
- a CDS encoding Eco29kI family restriction endonuclease: MAAKLDINALLEHLATLQKLVPAGDVDLPPLSSAKVKRLRDELKTSVDRLEGLDYLLNPLKMPKTVFDPSDPHVVGRLIGDTLLQQERVSLESVDKFYGSGVYAIYYLGSFDAYEPISRTDTPIYVGKADPADRYAQDVREQGERLSSRLKDHRRSITWAENLDIRDFDCRFLVVKTAWESTAEDYLINRFRPVWNSEMKVCFGFGKHGDSAKVRGNTRSPWDTLHPGRPWADEEGNKPNPLGIDGIKKQIAAHFEKNPPLYPEKSYSPRPPG; encoded by the coding sequence ATGGCCGCCAAGCTCGACATCAATGCGCTCCTGGAGCACCTCGCTACCCTCCAGAAACTGGTGCCCGCAGGAGACGTCGATTTGCCCCCGCTGTCCAGCGCCAAGGTGAAGCGCCTGCGCGATGAGCTGAAGACCAGCGTCGATCGCCTGGAGGGGCTCGACTACCTGCTCAACCCGCTCAAGATGCCGAAGACGGTTTTTGATCCCAGTGACCCCCATGTGGTGGGACGGTTGATCGGGGATACGCTGCTCCAACAGGAGCGAGTGTCGCTTGAGTCCGTGGACAAGTTCTACGGGTCGGGGGTCTACGCGATCTACTACCTGGGCTCTTTCGATGCGTACGAGCCCATCTCCAGGACCGATACCCCCATCTACGTTGGCAAGGCTGATCCCGCGGACCGCTACGCCCAGGATGTTCGAGAGCAGGGCGAGCGTCTCTCGAGTCGGCTCAAGGACCACAGGAGGAGCATCACGTGGGCCGAGAACCTGGATATCCGCGACTTCGACTGCCGCTTCCTGGTGGTGAAGACCGCCTGGGAGTCCACGGCCGAGGACTACCTCATCAACCGCTTCCGGCCTGTCTGGAACAGTGAGATGAAGGTCTGCTTCGGGTTCGGAAAACACGGCGACTCCGCGAAGGTCCGGGGCAACACGCGATCTCCGTGGGACACCCTTCATCCGGGTCGTCCATGGGCGGACGAGGAGGGGAACAAGCCCAACCCCCTGGGGATTGACGGCATCAAGAAGCAGATCGCGGCCCACTTCGAGAAGAATCCGCCCTTGTACCCGGAGAAAAGCTACTCCCCTCGTCCGCCAGGGTAG